A stretch of the Comamonas testosteroni TK102 genome encodes the following:
- a CDS encoding cytochrome b, with protein MAHEFKQIDPNSTTGAKAMNWLENRFPTAFDAYRVHMSEYYAPKNFNFWYIFGSLALLVLVIQIVTGIFLVMHYKPDAEKAFASVEYIMRDVPWGWLIRYMHSTGASAFFVVVYLHMFRGLLYGSYRKPRELVWIFGCAIFLVLMAEAFMGYLLPWGQMSYWGAQVIVNLFSAIPFVGPDLALLIRGDFVVGDATLNRFFSFHVIAVPLVLLGLVVAHLLALHDVGSNNPDGIEIKGPNAPKDEKGHPLDGIPFHPYYTVHDIFGVTVFLFLFSAVVFFAPEFGGYFLEYNNFIPADPLQTPNHIAPVWYFTPFYSMLRAITGEMMYVLIACVVLGAGYGILKSRLPGFAKGAVAIVALGAIAMMLSIDAKFWGVVVMGGAVIILFALPWLDCSPVKSIRYRPSWHKYVYAVFVVNFVVLAYLGVQPPSPIGEKVSQVGTLFYFGFFLLMPWWSRLGETKPVPERVTFKPH; from the coding sequence ATGGCCCACGAATTCAAGCAAATCGACCCGAACTCCACGACCGGAGCGAAGGCCATGAACTGGCTGGAGAACCGGTTTCCGACGGCATTCGATGCATACCGCGTCCATATGTCGGAGTACTACGCGCCCAAGAACTTCAACTTCTGGTACATCTTCGGCTCGCTGGCGCTGCTGGTACTGGTGATCCAGATCGTCACCGGCATCTTCCTGGTGATGCACTACAAGCCCGACGCCGAAAAGGCGTTTGCTTCGGTGGAATACATCATGCGTGATGTGCCCTGGGGCTGGCTGATCCGCTATATGCACTCGACGGGCGCCTCGGCGTTCTTTGTCGTGGTCTATCTGCATATGTTTCGCGGTCTTCTGTACGGTTCTTACCGCAAGCCGCGCGAACTGGTCTGGATCTTCGGTTGCGCCATCTTCCTGGTGCTGATGGCTGAAGCCTTCATGGGCTATCTGCTGCCCTGGGGTCAGATGTCGTACTGGGGCGCCCAGGTGATCGTGAACCTGTTCTCCGCCATCCCCTTTGTCGGCCCCGATCTGGCCTTGCTGATCCGTGGCGACTTTGTGGTGGGCGATGCGACGCTGAACCGCTTCTTCAGCTTCCACGTGATTGCCGTGCCCCTGGTGCTGCTGGGTCTGGTCGTGGCGCACTTGCTGGCGCTGCACGATGTGGGCTCCAACAATCCCGACGGTATCGAGATCAAGGGCCCGAATGCACCCAAGGATGAAAAGGGCCACCCTCTGGATGGCATTCCCTTCCACCCCTACTACACGGTGCATGACATCTTTGGCGTGACGGTGTTCCTGTTCCTGTTCTCGGCCGTGGTGTTCTTTGCGCCCGAGTTCGGCGGCTACTTCCTGGAGTACAACAACTTCATCCCCGCCGATCCTCTGCAGACGCCCAATCACATTGCGCCCGTCTGGTATTTCACGCCGTTTTACTCGATGCTGCGTGCCATCACCGGCGAGATGATGTATGTGCTGATCGCCTGCGTGGTGCTGGGTGCCGGCTACGGCATTCTCAAGTCGCGCCTGCCCGGTTTTGCCAAGGGCGCCGTCGCCATCGTGGCCCTGGGTGCCATCGCCATGATGCTGTCCATCGACGCCAAGTTCTGGGGTGTGGTCGTCATGGGCGGTGCGGTCATCATCCTGTTTGCCCTGCCCTGGCTCGATTGCAGCCCGGTCAAGTCGATCCGCTATCGTCCCAGCTGGCACAAGTATGTGTATGCCGTGTTTGTGGTGAATTTCGTCGTCCTGGCCTATCTGGGTGTGCAGCCTCCGTCGCCGATTGGCGAGAAGGTGTCTCAGGTCGGCACGCTGTTCTACTTCGGCTTCTTCCTGCTCATGCCCTGGTGGAGTCGCTTGGGCGAGACCAAGCCCGTGCCCGAGCGTGTGACCTTCAAGCCTCACTGA
- a CDS encoding Nif3-like dinuclear metal center hexameric protein encodes MGMMTTRQDMLQAFDALLQPERFKDYGPNGLQVEGKSEIRRIVSGVTASRALIEAAIEDGADAIFVHHGLFWRGMDGRITGWLKERIRLLLAHDINLFAYHLPLDAHAELGNNAQLGVRLGVQGQAAFGDQNLGWLADVDFADAAALAEHVQSVLGRKVTLAGAQESQPIRKLAWCTGGAQGFFESAIAAGADAYITGEISEPQMHLAREMGVSFIAAGHHATERYGAPAVAAHVAQECGLEHCFIDIDNPA; translated from the coding sequence ATGGGCATGATGACCACCCGCCAAGACATGTTGCAGGCCTTCGATGCCTTGCTGCAGCCCGAACGCTTCAAGGACTACGGACCCAACGGCCTGCAGGTCGAAGGCAAGAGCGAGATTCGTCGCATCGTCAGCGGTGTGACGGCCAGCCGCGCCCTGATCGAAGCTGCGATCGAGGACGGGGCCGATGCCATCTTCGTGCACCATGGTCTGTTCTGGCGCGGCATGGATGGGCGCATCACGGGCTGGCTCAAGGAGCGCATCCGCCTGCTGCTGGCACATGACATCAATCTGTTTGCCTATCACCTGCCGCTGGATGCCCATGCCGAACTGGGCAATAACGCGCAACTCGGGGTGCGGCTCGGAGTGCAGGGACAGGCCGCATTCGGCGACCAGAACCTGGGCTGGCTGGCCGATGTGGACTTTGCCGATGCCGCCGCTCTGGCCGAGCATGTGCAAAGCGTGCTGGGGCGCAAGGTGACGCTGGCCGGTGCGCAAGAGAGCCAGCCGATCCGCAAGCTGGCCTGGTGCACCGGAGGGGCGCAGGGCTTTTTCGAGTCCGCGATTGCCGCCGGCGCCGATGCCTATATCACCGGCGAGATCTCCGAGCCCCAGATGCATCTGGCGCGCGAGATGGGTGTGAGCTTTATTGCTGCCGGCCATCATGCGACCGAGCGCTATGGCGCGCCGGCCGTGGCGGCCCATGTGGCCCAGGAGTGCGGGCTGGAGCACTGCTTCATCGATATCGACAACCCGGCCTGA
- the petA gene encoding ubiquinol-cytochrome c reductase iron-sulfur subunit, translating to MSDSPVDSSKRTWIITSACAGAVGGVATAVPFVSSFQPSEKAKAAGAAVEVDISSLKDGEKLTVEWRGKPVWIIKRTPEQLKDLPGLDGELADPKSVRHPEEFTPPYAQNEARSIKPEILVVVGICTHLGCSPSDKFVAGPQPSLPADWKGGFLCPCHGSTFDMAGRVFKNKPAPDNLQVPPHMYLSDTKLLIGEDTKAA from the coding sequence ATGAGTGACTCTCCAGTCGACTCCAGCAAGCGCACGTGGATCATCACGTCAGCATGTGCTGGTGCCGTGGGCGGTGTGGCAACGGCCGTCCCTTTTGTGAGCTCCTTCCAGCCTTCTGAAAAAGCCAAGGCAGCAGGTGCTGCGGTAGAGGTGGATATCTCCAGTCTCAAGGATGGTGAGAAGCTCACCGTCGAGTGGCGTGGCAAGCCGGTGTGGATCATCAAGCGCACACCCGAGCAGCTCAAGGACTTGCCTGGCCTCGATGGCGAACTGGCGGACCCGAAATCGGTGCGTCATCCCGAAGAGTTCACGCCGCCCTATGCGCAAAATGAAGCGCGCTCCATCAAGCCTGAAATCCTCGTGGTCGTGGGCATCTGCACCCACCTGGGCTGCTCTCCCTCCGACAAGTTCGTCGCGGGGCCTCAGCCTTCGCTGCCCGCAGACTGGAAGGGGGGGTTCCTGTGCCCCTGCCATGGTTCCACCTTCGACATGGCCGGCCGGGTGTTCAAGAACAAGCCAGCGCCGGACAACCTGCAGGTGCCGCCACATATGTATCTGTCCGACACCAAGCTGCTGATTGGTGAAGACACCAAGGCAGCCTGA
- the pdxA gene encoding 4-hydroxythreonine-4-phosphate dehydrogenase PdxA translates to MSVNASTQTIAITQGDCAGIGPEIIAKAFRAAPQAMRGCFVVGELQTLRRATALAARAADGDQGIAQPVVVIDEPGQAWSVPEGAVALLNLPGLAGPQPYGQICAAAGQAAAQCVVWAAQAALRGEIAALVTAPLHKEALHLAGVTFPGHTELLQAEAAAHAGVSLEQMPVRMMLANDELRTVLVSIHVSLREAIEAMTGPQILQTLRITHQALGRNLGRAPRMAVAGLNPHAGEGGIFGREEIEIIAPAIAAAQAEGMDVQGPFAPDTVFMRARNTPAHPGEFDVVLAMYHDQGLIPVKYLGVEKGVNVTLGLPLVRTSPDHGTAFDIAGQGVADEASLLEAVHMARSLAI, encoded by the coding sequence ATGTCCGTCAATGCTTCAACCCAAACCATCGCCATCACCCAGGGCGACTGCGCAGGCATAGGGCCTGAAATCATCGCCAAGGCCTTCCGGGCTGCGCCGCAGGCCATGCGCGGCTGCTTTGTGGTGGGCGAGTTGCAGACTCTGCGCCGTGCCACAGCGCTGGCCGCCCGTGCTGCTGACGGCGATCAGGGCATCGCTCAACCAGTGGTGGTGATCGATGAGCCGGGCCAAGCCTGGTCTGTGCCGGAGGGTGCTGTCGCGCTGCTGAACCTGCCGGGACTGGCGGGGCCTCAGCCCTATGGCCAGATTTGCGCAGCGGCCGGGCAGGCCGCAGCGCAATGCGTGGTCTGGGCCGCGCAAGCGGCTTTGCGCGGCGAGATTGCCGCCCTGGTCACGGCGCCCCTGCACAAGGAGGCGCTGCACCTTGCGGGAGTGACTTTCCCCGGGCACACGGAACTTCTGCAGGCCGAGGCGGCCGCCCATGCGGGCGTTTCGCTCGAGCAGATGCCGGTGCGCATGATGCTGGCCAATGACGAGTTACGCACCGTGCTGGTCAGCATCCATGTGTCGCTGCGCGAGGCCATCGAGGCCATGACCGGGCCGCAGATCCTGCAGACCTTGCGCATCACGCATCAGGCGCTGGGCAGGAACCTGGGACGCGCGCCGCGCATGGCCGTGGCCGGGCTCAATCCGCATGCGGGCGAGGGCGGCATCTTCGGGCGTGAGGAAATCGAGATCATTGCCCCGGCGATCGCCGCAGCGCAGGCCGAAGGCATGGATGTGCAGGGGCCGTTTGCGCCGGACACGGTCTTCATGCGGGCGCGAAATACGCCAGCCCACCCGGGTGAATTCGATGTGGTGTTGGCGATGTACCACGACCAAGGGTTGATCCCAGTCAAATATTTGGGTGTGGAAAAAGGCGTCAACGTGACCCTCGGTTTGCCGCTGGTACGCACCAGTCCCGACCATGGCACGGCCTTTGACATTGCGGGTCAGGGCGTGGCCGACGAGGCCAGCCTGCTCGAAGCCGTACACATGGCACGCAGTCTGGCGATCTGA
- the mscL gene encoding large conductance mechanosensitive channel protein MscL, whose translation MGMMQEFREFAIKGNVMDLAVGVIIGGAFGKIVDSVVNDLIMPLVGLFFGKLDFSNLFVVLGTMPEGVPRTLDALKKAGIPVFAYGNFITVAVNFVILAFIIFMMVKQINRLKREAPAAPEQAPATPEDIQLLREIRDSLNRKA comes from the coding sequence ATGGGCATGATGCAAGAATTCCGTGAGTTCGCAATCAAGGGAAACGTCATGGATCTTGCCGTCGGCGTGATCATCGGCGGCGCGTTCGGGAAAATCGTTGATTCCGTGGTCAACGACCTGATCATGCCTCTGGTGGGTCTGTTCTTCGGCAAGCTGGATTTCTCCAATCTGTTCGTCGTTCTGGGCACCATGCCCGAGGGAGTTCCACGCACCCTGGATGCGCTGAAAAAAGCCGGCATTCCTGTATTTGCCTACGGCAACTTCATCACCGTTGCCGTGAACTTCGTGATTCTGGCCTTCATCATTTTCATGATGGTCAAGCAGATCAACCGCCTCAAGCGCGAGGCACCTGCGGCACCGGAGCAAGCACCCGCTACGCCTGAAGACATTCAGCTGCTGCGCGAGATCCGCGACAGCCTCAATCGCAAGGCCTGA